The genome window TGGAACAGGGCCGCAACGACCTCTGAATCGCGTTCACAGCAGTTGTATACGCTGTCATACTGAAGCCAGCCGAAACCGACAGCCTGAAGGCCGTTCAGGTGGGTGTTGGGGCCGAAATCGTTCAGGTAATATTCCTGGGCCAGCATATCAATAACAGTCTGTCCCAGTTCACCGCTGGCAACCTGTTCCTGTAGACGGATCTTTTTGGAAGCCACCATGCCGTTCAGGGCGTTGCGTTCCGCACGGGTGATGTCCACATTGATTCCGCCGTATTCATCGATAAGAGAAGCCAGATTCAGGTAGTTCAGGCTCAGGTAATGATTAATGTTCAGGCCAAAGTTTTCATTGAACACCCGGACTGCTTCTTCCGGTCCGTTGTTCCGGTAAGGCATGTCAAGTTTCTGTGGTACATCATAGCCTTCATAGTCAATGAAAGTATCCCAGGTGAACATCATCAGGTGGATCTTGCCAAGGTTGGGCTCCATGGCAGCGACCATCAGGGTGTTGCCGGCGTTGCCCTTGTCATTGTTCATACCTTCATTGCAGATCAGGAGGAAGCTTTCCCAATGGGCTTCTTCTTCCTTGGCTTCCGCTGTCGCTGCCAACGGAAGCAGACTAAGGAGGAGAAGCAGGGCCGTGAGCTTGATGATTGTGCTTGTGATCTTCTTCATGGTGCTTCCCTCCTTCAAGGATTATTGGTCGGAAGTGCTTCCCGTTCCTGGTTGTACTTGTTCGTGAGGATCAGGTTGCCTTCAGCGTCGTAATAGCCGTTCCATCCGGCAACGCCTTCCGCGTTATTAGTCAGCTTGTTATACCGGTCGAGATACCGTTCGGAGATCAGGCGTCCTGCGGAATCGTACTCTCGCTCACAGCTGAAGTAGCCATCATTGCAGTTTGTCTGTCCCCCGAATCGGTCATAGTAGCCTTCCCAGGTACGGTTGCCGTTCTCGTCTTCTTCGTACTGCAGCTGTGCGTAGCCTTTGTCGATGTTTGCGGGCTTCCCGTCCTCATCCAGGTAGGTGATCTCGTGCACACGGGTAGCCGGATAGTAGAGGCTGCTCATACCGTAAGCACCGTTGTTGGCTGTGGTCGGCTCATCATTCGCATCAAAGTAGTACTGGAAATACTTCTCCACCTTTGCCGCGTTTGTCAGATCATAATCATAAGTCATAGCGGCGTATCCGTCTGCGTTCGGAGCGGGATTGCCGTTCTCATCTAACCAGGTTTCCTTGGCAATACGTCCGAAGGGAGTGTACTCGATGCTGACACCATAAGCGCCATTTACCTGTGTCTTGTCTCCCGTTGCGTCAAAGTATCTTTCCAAAGCCAGCTGTCCGCGTCCTGTGTATTCCTTTTCGACGGTGCTGGCACCTTCGGCACCGATTGCCGGATTCCCCTTCTTGTCGAAGTAGCTGATCCGGATCATCCGGTCATACTTGTCAAAGGTCTGGCGGCTTTCGATATAGGAGATATCGTCCATAGCCTCGTTCATGACGCGGAGAATATAGGTCCGGTTTTCTTCATCCTCTTCCAGGAGTTCGCGTCTGCTGTAGCCGTTCACTGCCACCGGTTTCTCTTCTGCGTCAATGTAGTTTTCTTCTTTTACATGACCGCTTTCGGTGTAGGTGGCATAGTGTCCGTAATAACCATCCCGGCAAAGAGCGGGCCTGTCCAGTTCATCGTAGTATTCTTCGCTCAGGATCCTGCCAGCCTCGTCATAAGCCATCAGGTAATAGGCGTAGGTGGAACCTTCGGGAACAACCTGCAAGTCTGAGGTGTTCAGATACCGTTCGGTGAGCCGGTTACCCAGTTCATCATAGGTGTATACAGCTTTGGCGTAACCCATCTGGGTATCAACCAGGTTATCATCAGCGTCGAAGTAAGCTTCCTCAGTCATGAGACCCAGGGTGTTATAGGTTGTAGTCTTCTTTGCGAAGCCGCGGCGGACGCTCATCGGTTTGCCTTCGTTATCGTAGTAGGTAACCTCTGTCTGCCGTCCGGCCAGGTCGTATACGTAATGAGCTTCCGCGTAATCGCTGGCGTAATAGGTGGGCCGTCCCTGTTCATCGAAGAAACGAACTGCCAGAACACGGCCATCCTGATCCACTTCCCTCGTCATGGAAGCATAACGTCCGTAGGTATGGAGAGCGGGTTTCCCACCACGAGTCAGCAGGCGCTCTTCAATGCAGTGGTTCCGGTCGTCATAAGTCAGCAGGATCTCGCAGTAACCGTCATTGCACCAGATCAGTTCATTGTCCTGGTTATAGTAGGATTCCCTGGTCTTGTTGTCATTGTTGTCATATTCATACCTGACCGTGCAGTAGCCGCTGGAAAGCTTTGCCGGCTGGCCGTCAACATCCAGGTATTCACGCTTTGTCACACGCCGTCTTGTATCCCAGGTGTTCCGCAGGGTGGCATATCCGCCTGCGCCGGCAACCGGCTGGTCTTCGTTGTTCAGGAAGGTTTCGGTCAGGATATCCCCGTTCTTGTCCACTTCACGGTGGACACCGGAATAACCAGCGCTGATATAGGTACGGTTGTATTTATCATCCAGGTAGATCGTACCGACCTGATTCAGATCCTTATCATAAATGAATTCGCTGGCAGCGTAACCGTCCTTGAACAGAGTGGGCTGTCCGGAAATATCCAGGTAGGTGGTACGCCAAACTTTGCCCTGGTCACTGTATTCATAGCGGATTCCGGCATAACCGCTGGAAATGATGGTGTTCAGGCCATTGGCATCCAGGTATTTCATGCCTGTACGCCGGTCATACTCATCATAGGTGTATTCAATAGTGGCATATCCGAATCTGGTTTCAACTGCCTGAAGACCTGAATTCAAGTACTCTGTACGGATCAGGTTTCCGCGATTATCGAATGAATAACGTCTTGCCGTATCAAGATTGGTCAGGGAAGCGATCCTCTCGTTTTCATCCAGATACTGCTCTAAAGTAACGTGGTTGTATTTGTCATACTCACGCTGCCAGACACTGAAGCCTTCCGGCAGGCGGGTCAGCTTATCCTGTTCGTTCAGGTAGCGAACCTGGAGTACATTGTTGGCGTTGTCATAAACATTCTGGATGGCGGAATAGCCTTTTTTTGTCATGACGCGTGCCATCTTGTCATCCAGGTAGGATGTCTTGGTGACCCGGCCGCGTGCATCATATTCATACGCCGTTGCGGCATAGCCGTCCGGAAGGGTCACGATATCCATGTTGTAATACCAGACACTGCGGGCCTTCCGGTCCAGAGCATTATATACGTGGACTACCCTGTTGTAGCCGTCCGCAAGGACTGTCGGTGCGTCTTCGTGATGATACCAGGCTTCTTCCGTCAGGTTGTTGTGGTTATCATACTTGTAAGTCTTGTAGGCATAGGTATTTTCCTGCAGAGCAGGCTGATTATCATTATCAAACCAGGCTTCGCTGGTCAGGTTGCCGTGACTGTCCCAGGTCTGCAGCTTCTTTGCATATCCGCTGCGCTGCATCAGCAGGTTGCCCTTGCCGTCGCTGTATTCCTCGCTCAGCAGATGACCGCGGATATCGTAGGTATCCTTCTTCAGGGCATAGCCCTTGGTGGAGATCACGGGCTCCCCGTTTGTTCCGAAGAAAGCCTCTGTGAGCAGGTTGCCCAGCGCGTCATATTCACACTTCGTGGAGGCGTAGTCACCACGGAGCATGTAGGGTGTTCCTGTTTCGTCAAAATACTCTTCACTCAGCAGGCGGTTATCCGCGTCATATTCCCTGCGGACTTCAGCTGCACCGGCATAGATGTCAGTGATGTGGCCGTCAGCACCGTAATACACTTCACGGGTTGTATTGCCGTTGGCGTCATACTCGCAGACGAAGGCGGCATAGCCGTCCGGGCATTCGGCGGGATTATTGTTTTCGTCAAAGTATTTCTCACTCAGCTGATGACCTTCATTGTCCCAGGTGTTTTCCTGCTTGTGATAACCGGCTGCGATTTTTACGGGCTGATTCTGGGTACCGTAGTAAGCAATGCTCTTTACATTACCCATATAGTCCGTTTCAGTTTCTTTGGTGGCATAACCGAAGGATGTTTGCGCAGGTTCCCGATTATCGTTCAGGTAGGCAATAGTTGTTTTGTTGGTTTCGTATGTGGTTTGAGTTACAGCATAGCCGTTGGGATTCAACATCAGGGAACCATCGGCATTGAAGAAAGCTTCTTCCGTAACCCTGCCCTGGGCGTCGGTCTGACGCTCCAGTTTGGCATAGCCAGGAGTGGAAGGAGCGATCAGGTTTCCGTTCTCATCATAGTAAGCACGCAGGGTCAGGTTCCCGGCATGGTCATACTTTGTTTCATAAGCGGCATAACCCAGAGTGATCAGTGCAGGTTTACCGTCCGCATCCAGATATTCCACTTTGGTAGTCATACCGGTTTCCGGATCATAGGCCAGTCTCCGGGCCGCGTATCCTTCAGTCTGGAGCACCGGGCGGCCGTTGGTGCCGATGTTCATTTCGTACACCATGTGATGAGCATTGTCATATTCACGTTCAACCTTAGCACGTCCGCTCACCAGAGTGGGCATATTTTCCGCATTATAGTATGAAATACCTGTAATATTGCCCTGGTTGTCATACTCATAGATGGCAGAGGCATATCCGTTGCTGTTGGTAACAGGATTGCCTTCAGCATCGAAGAACTTTTCACCGGTGTGGTGTCCGGCATAGTCATAGCTGTGTACCTGGGCGGCGTTGGTTCCGTTCACCGCCATGGGATTTCCGTCATCACCGTAGGTAATTTCCCACAGAAGACTTCCCTTGCTGTTGTATTCCCGCATCATGGCAGCTTCGCCGGTACGGGTGGCAGAAAGAGTGCCATCCGCGTTGTAATAATGAACAGAAGTCTGGAGCAGGTTCAGGTCATAGGTATAGGTAGCCTTGTGGGCACCGGTCGTTATGCTGGTATCCGGATTGCCATCTGCGTCAAAGAAAACTTCCTCAAGAAGCAGGTTCTTCTTGGGGCCACCGTAGACCATGCTGCGGGCATAGGC of Aristaeella lactis contains these proteins:
- a CDS encoding LCP family glycopolymer transferase, translated to MKKITSTIIKLTALLLLLSLLPLAATAEAKEEEAHWESFLLICNEGMNNDKGNAGNTLMVAAMEPNLGKIHLMMFTWDTFIDYEGYDVPQKLDMPYRNNGPEEAVRVFNENFGLNINHYLSLNYLNLASLIDEYGGINVDITRAERNALNGMVASKKIRLQEQVASGELGQTVIDMLAQEYYLNDFGPNTHLNGLQAVGFGWLQYDSVYNCCERDSEVVAALFHSAGSFIADKVALYTNESGEPKDTYGRRAINMDDISEEDYKFLRQQIAPIFNMSVNNMEEEEIRSITLALARIAYQAEREGTSIFDLIKSTVLPLEATKPYDMVAGTKGHLIDKEANIAAVKEFLYSDK
- a CDS encoding RHS repeat protein — its product is MKKLAKIIPVILALMLVFSVLHGASAATTPQSLRMPNATRTDCEWDEDGRLISETAVDSDGNPAINARGFYKAEYTWDEKGNPLTEAYTGLNGEPINADGGYAKAVFTYENDSNKVPHIVAEDRYAADGSRADIPGGYSYRRDIWDGDQIYSTTYYDAQGNITQPTGGYARILYSREEDENAIVITKRYEGVDNIPLLGAEGGSKVIYIYAKGLTAAVNARVDNMGLGMVMSMGARDEYYPANEPLNKYHQKTEDRKPMLLSTEIFSTDGSASLGAKRWQREICSYDERGNLIRKDYYDADGDPVISGYGYASIINIYDEYDRVIQIDYLDKEEHLIKMLSGYARVTYEYYGSSDRVHYIRYFGADGERTMVTNGMSMIEREYDDSIDGEWSARETYYDILDEYTLTDGGYARIEWKIIPYNSFDEKTRSSWIVDPDEVKWEKVYGVDMQLIKRKAGYAGYENYRNENGQVIRTVYKDDQWKPVRNDEKQYAWIDYTYDSNDREDPAVFEAYFDENGNPTEEISGAYARSMVYGGPKKNLLLEEVFFDADGNPDTSITTGAHKATYTYDLNLLQTSVHYYNADGTLSATRTGEAAMMREYNSKGSLLWEITYGDDGNPMAVNGTNAAQVHSYDYAGHHTGEKFFDAEGNPVTNSNGYASAIYEYDNQGNITGISYYNAENMPTLVSGRAKVEREYDNAHHMVYEMNIGTNGRPVLQTEGYAARRLAYDPETGMTTKVEYLDADGKPALITLGYAAYETKYDHAGNLTLRAYYDENGNLIAPSTPGYAKLERQTDAQGRVTEEAFFNADGSLMLNPNGYAVTQTTYETNKTTIAYLNDNREPAQTSFGYATKETETDYMGNVKSIAYYGTQNQPVKIAAGYHKQENTWDNEGHQLSEKYFDENNNPAECPDGYAAFVCEYDANGNTTREVYYGADGHITDIYAGAAEVRREYDADNRLLSEEYFDETGTPYMLRGDYASTKCEYDALGNLLTEAFFGTNGEPVISTKGYALKKDTYDIRGHLLSEEYSDGKGNLLMQRSGYAKKLQTWDSHGNLTSEAWFDNDNQPALQENTYAYKTYKYDNHNNLTEEAWYHHEDAPTVLADGYNRVVHVYNALDRKARSVWYYNMDIVTLPDGYAATAYEYDARGRVTKTSYLDDKMARVMTKKGYSAIQNVYDNANNVLQVRYLNEQDKLTRLPEGFSVWQREYDKYNHVTLEQYLDENERIASLTNLDTARRYSFDNRGNLIRTEYLNSGLQAVETRFGYATIEYTYDEYDRRTGMKYLDANGLNTIISSGYAGIRYEYSDQGKVWRTTYLDISGQPTLFKDGYAASEFIYDKDLNQVGTIYLDDKYNRTYISAGYSGVHREVDKNGDILTETFLNNEDQPVAGAGGYATLRNTWDTRRRVTKREYLDVDGQPAKLSSGYCTVRYEYDNNDNKTRESYYNQDNELIWCNDGYCEILLTYDDRNHCIEERLLTRGGKPALHTYGRYASMTREVDQDGRVLAVRFFDEQGRPTYYASDYAEAHYVYDLAGRQTEVTYYDNEGKPMSVRRGFAKKTTTYNTLGLMTEEAYFDADDNLVDTQMGYAKAVYTYDELGNRLTERYLNTSDLQVVPEGSTYAYYLMAYDEAGRILSEEYYDELDRPALCRDGYYGHYATYTESGHVKEENYIDAEEKPVAVNGYSRRELLEEDEENRTYILRVMNEAMDDISYIESRQTFDKYDRMIRISYFDKKGNPAIGAEGASTVEKEYTGRGQLALERYFDATGDKTQVNGAYGVSIEYTPFGRIAKETWLDENGNPAPNADGYAAMTYDYDLTNAAKVEKYFQYYFDANDEPTTANNGAYGMSSLYYPATRVHEITYLDEDGKPANIDKGYAQLQYEEDENGNRTWEGYYDRFGGQTNCNDGYFSCEREYDSAGRLISERYLDRYNKLTNNAEGVAGWNGYYDAEGNLILTNKYNQEREALPTNNP